In a single window of the Thiohalophilus sp. genome:
- the gltX gene encoding glutamate--tRNA ligase yields MSIRTRFAPSPTGYLHIGGARTALFSWLHARKHGGRFVLRVEDTDLERSTAESVNAILEGMTWLGLEYDEGPFYQTERFERYNEMIERLLAEGHAYRCSCSRERLDKLREEQMARKEKPRYDGHCRHREVSADEPHVIRFKNPLEGQVVIDDLVRGRVIVQNSELDDLIIRRTDGAPTYNLTVVVDDHDMQVSHVIRGDDHLNNTPRQVNILNALDAPVPVYAHLPMILAEDGTKLSKRVHGESVSVIQYREEGYLPEALLNYLVRLGWSHGDQEIFSLDEMVQLFDLGEVNNSASSINISKLLWLNQQYIKNSDPNYIAHHLGYHLGKLEIDPSEGPDIVAVVEAQHERAQTLKELADICQFFYRDFDSYDEKVASKQLKAAALEPLQLLRQKLSDLGEWQQGPIHDAIHSTAGELDLKMGKVGMPLRVAVTGGAPSPSLDLTVYLIGRERTLNRIDMALAYIRQRTEQ; encoded by the coding sequence ATGTCCATTCGTACCCGTTTCGCTCCCAGCCCGACCGGTTATCTCCACATCGGCGGGGCCCGCACGGCCCTGTTTTCCTGGCTCCACGCCCGTAAGCACGGCGGCCGGTTCGTCCTGCGGGTCGAAGATACCGATCTGGAGCGCTCCACGGCCGAATCGGTCAACGCCATCCTGGAAGGGATGACCTGGCTGGGGCTGGAATACGACGAAGGGCCGTTCTATCAAACCGAACGTTTCGAGCGCTATAACGAAATGATCGAGCGTCTGCTCGCCGAAGGCCACGCCTATCGCTGCAGTTGCAGTCGCGAGCGGCTGGATAAACTGCGCGAGGAGCAGATGGCCCGCAAGGAGAAACCCCGCTACGACGGGCATTGTCGTCATCGGGAAGTGTCCGCCGATGAACCGCACGTGATCCGGTTTAAAAATCCGCTGGAAGGGCAGGTGGTGATCGACGATCTGGTCCGTGGCCGGGTGATTGTGCAAAATTCCGAGCTGGATGATCTGATCATTCGTCGTACCGATGGCGCACCGACCTACAATCTGACCGTGGTGGTCGATGATCACGATATGCAGGTCAGCCATGTGATTCGCGGAGATGATCATCTGAACAACACGCCGCGCCAGGTCAATATTCTCAATGCATTGGACGCCCCCGTGCCGGTCTACGCTCATCTGCCGATGATTCTGGCTGAAGACGGCACCAAGCTGTCCAAACGCGTGCACGGGGAGTCAGTCAGCGTCATTCAGTATCGCGAGGAAGGCTATTTGCCGGAGGCGCTACTCAACTACCTGGTACGGCTGGGCTGGTCGCACGGCGATCAGGAGATCTTCTCGCTGGATGAGATGGTGCAGCTGTTTGATCTTGGCGAAGTGAATAACTCTGCATCCAGTATCAATATCAGCAAACTGTTGTGGCTGAATCAGCAATACATCAAAAACAGTGATCCAAACTATATTGCTCATCATCTGGGTTATCACCTGGGTAAGCTGGAGATCGATCCCAGCGAGGGACCGGATATCGTCGCCGTGGTCGAGGCCCAACATGAACGGGCCCAGACGCTGAAGGAGCTGGCGGATATCTGCCAGTTCTTCTATCGCGATTTCGACAGTTATGATGAGAAAGTGGCGAGCAAGCAACTCAAGGCTGCGGCACTTGAGCCATTACAGCTGCTACGTCAGAAATTGTCAGATCTGGGCGAATGGCAACAAGGCCCTATCCACGACGCTATCCACAGCACGGCCGGGGAACTGGATCTTAAAATGGGCAAGGTGGGCATGCCGTTGCGCGTGGCCGTAACCGGAGGTGCGCCGTCACCGTCGCTGGATCTGACAGTGTATCTGATCGGCCGGGAACGGACCTTGAATCGCATTGATATGGCGCTGGCGTATATTCGCCAGCGCACCGAACAATAA
- the rnhA gene encoding ribonuclease HI: MSQIVEAFTDGACRGNPGPGGWGVLLRYNGHAKRLHGGEPETTNNRMELMAAIQALESLSRPCEVHLTTDSTYVQKGISEWLANWKKRGWKTASKKPVKNVDLWQRLDAAVQKHPKVHWHWVKGHSGHDENEIADELANLGIDELLGNSSKKGRVTRDE, encoded by the coding sequence TTGAGTCAGATCGTTGAAGCCTTTACCGACGGCGCCTGTCGCGGCAACCCCGGCCCCGGCGGCTGGGGGGTGTTGCTGCGCTACAACGGCCACGCGAAACGCCTGCACGGGGGGGAGCCCGAGACCACCAACAACCGGATGGAACTGATGGCCGCCATCCAGGCGCTGGAGAGCCTCTCCCGGCCCTGCGAAGTGCACCTGACCACCGACTCGACCTATGTGCAAAAAGGCATCAGCGAATGGCTGGCCAACTGGAAAAAACGGGGCTGGAAAACCGCGTCCAAAAAACCGGTCAAAAACGTGGACCTCTGGCAACGCCTGGACGCGGCCGTGCAAAAGCATCCGAAGGTGCACTGGCACTGGGTCAAGGGCCACAGCGGTCACGACGAGAACGAGATCGCCGATGAGCTGGCCAACCTCGGGATCGATGAGTTGCTGGGCAACTCATCGAAGAAGGGCCGAGTGACGAGGGACGAGTGA
- the crp gene encoding cAMP-activated global transcriptional regulator CRP: MTIVLDDDEQALACEIDPRSMERFLEFCTVYTLPKKSVIVRAGDPSDTLYYLIDGSASVLLEDDDDEGHEIVLAYLNSGDFIGEMGLFYRTKCRAALVRTRTSCQLARISYDELNRLFDNELKDAQPDILKAVGLQLSQRLITTNRKVSQLAFMDVAGRIARALLDMCSHPEAMSHPAGTQIHVSRQELGRIVGCSREMAGRVLKNMAEQQIIEVHGMDIVVYHER, translated from the coding sequence ATGACGATCGTACTGGATGATGATGAACAGGCCCTCGCCTGCGAGATCGATCCCCGCTCAATGGAACGGTTTCTGGAATTTTGCACGGTATACACCCTGCCGAAGAAAAGCGTGATCGTTCGGGCCGGCGATCCGAGTGATACCCTCTACTATCTGATCGATGGCTCGGCCAGTGTCCTGCTGGAAGACGATGACGATGAGGGTCACGAAATCGTTCTGGCCTATCTCAACAGCGGCGATTTCATCGGTGAGATGGGTCTGTTTTATCGCACCAAATGTCGTGCGGCGCTGGTGCGAACCCGCACCAGCTGTCAGCTGGCCAGGATCAGTTATGACGAATTAAACCGTCTGTTTGACAACGAGCTCAAAGACGCCCAGCCGGATATTCTCAAGGCCGTCGGGCTGCAGCTGTCACAACGACTGATTACCACCAATCGCAAGGTCAGTCAGCTGGCCTTCATGGATGTCGCAGGCCGGATCGCCCGTGCCCTGCTCGACATGTGCTCGCATCCCGAAGCCATGTCACACCCCGCCGGCACCCAGATCCATGTCTCGCGTCAGGAGCTGGGCCGGATCGTCGGCTGCTCGCGGGAAATGGCCGGCCGGGTGCTGAAAAACATGGCCGAGCAACAGATCATCGAAGTCCACGGGATGGACATCGTGGTCTATCACGAACGCTAG
- a CDS encoding DsrE family protein produces the protein MDKNGHARVNNARFLSNIEYMRENYEDMHDMKIGEDVKVIAVASNAGALLMTTHHPAWMRDNSGSEPDCPMNPGVGKTCSNPFRHLVERAQAIGVKFYLCQMASRVLGIKKANKIEGVTFVPGGHIAVADLQMDGYALIDL, from the coding sequence GTGGATAAAAACGGTCATGCGCGAGTCAATAACGCCCGTTTTCTTTCCAACATCGAATATATGCGTGAGAATTACGAAGACATGCACGACATGAAAATCGGCGAGGATGTCAAAGTGATCGCTGTGGCCAGCAACGCCGGCGCACTGCTGATGACGACCCATCATCCGGCCTGGATGCGCGATAATAGCGGCAGTGAGCCGGATTGCCCGATGAATCCCGGTGTCGGCAAAACCTGCAGCAACCCTTTCCGGCACCTGGTCGAACGCGCGCAGGCGATCGGCGTCAAATTTTACCTGTGCCAGATGGCTTCAAGAGTGCTGGGCATCAAAAAGGCTAACAAGATCGAGGGCGTGACATTCGTCCCGGGTGGTCATATCGCGGTGGCGGATTTGCAGATGGATGGCTATGCGTTGATCGATCTGTAA
- the dnaQ gene encoding DNA polymerase III subunit epsilon: MRQIVLDTETTGLEPAQGHRIIEIGCVELVNRRLTDNRYHQYINPEREIDEGAVEVHGITTEFLADKPRFEEIAEDFVNFIHGAELIIHNAPFDVGFINHELKQFDGNRQPVDQSCRIVDTLVMARQMHPGQKNNLDALCKRYTIDNSSRELHGALLDAEILAEVYLAMTGGQVRLSLEGRGSGEARSRIESRRPLAAGRPPLKIIRASETEQLAHQARLEAIDQASDGQCLWRKLDT, encoded by the coding sequence ATGAGGCAGATCGTACTCGACACCGAAACCACCGGCCTGGAGCCCGCCCAGGGCCACCGCATCATCGAGATCGGGTGTGTGGAGCTGGTCAATCGGCGGCTGACCGACAATCGCTATCACCAGTACATCAATCCCGAGCGCGAGATCGACGAAGGCGCGGTCGAGGTGCACGGGATCACCACCGAGTTTCTGGCGGACAAGCCTCGCTTTGAAGAGATTGCCGAGGATTTTGTCAATTTTATCCATGGTGCCGAGCTGATCATCCATAACGCGCCGTTCGATGTCGGTTTTATCAACCATGAGCTCAAACAGTTCGATGGAAATCGTCAGCCGGTCGATCAGTCCTGCCGTATCGTCGATACCCTGGTGATGGCGCGGCAGATGCACCCCGGCCAGAAGAACAACCTGGACGCCCTGTGCAAGCGTTACACCATCGATAATTCCTCGCGCGAGCTGCATGGCGCGCTGCTGGACGCCGAGATCCTGGCGGAAGTCTATCTGGCCATGACGGGTGGCCAGGTGCGGCTGTCGCTGGAAGGGCGGGGCAGTGGCGAGGCACGAAGCCGCATCGAATCGCGCCGGCCGCTGGCGGCCGGGCGTCCCCCCCTGAAGATCATCCGCGCCAGCGAGACCGAACAGCTTGCCCATCAGGCGCGTCTGGAGGCGATCGATCAGGCCAGCGACGGGCAGTGCCTGTGGCGCAAGCTCGATACCTGA
- a CDS encoding class I SAM-dependent methyltransferase: protein MLFRAQKSPTRQFHHCPQGDGVWSELEQWYASRLGELMAEQEQQQLDTELVDLFGYHLLHMGSPTEAAMLRASRVNHRMRTRLDADSRAAGRDERVLCLEPTALPFSPDTLDVVVLSHVLEFSNDPHTVLREVERSLIPEGHVVILGFNPVSLWGLIRLFRSGKGQLPWCGHFMTLTRLKDWLALLGFDVVQQRRYCYRPPWQRPRLMQQLMFMERLGQRLWSFFGGGYLLVARKRVTTLTPIRPRWRARRRIAVSGLVKPLNNERQQKGARFESDR, encoded by the coding sequence ATGTTGTTTCGCGCACAAAAATCCCCGACACGCCAGTTTCATCACTGTCCCCAGGGCGACGGCGTCTGGTCCGAGCTGGAGCAGTGGTATGCCAGTCGCCTGGGCGAGCTGATGGCCGAGCAGGAGCAACAGCAACTGGATACGGAACTGGTGGATCTGTTCGGGTATCATCTGCTGCATATGGGCAGCCCCACGGAGGCGGCGATGTTGCGCGCCAGCCGGGTCAATCACCGTATGCGCACCCGGCTCGATGCCGACAGCCGCGCAGCGGGCCGGGACGAGCGGGTATTGTGTCTTGAGCCGACGGCCCTGCCGTTCAGCCCCGATACCCTGGATGTGGTGGTGTTGTCCCATGTGCTGGAGTTTTCGAACGATCCGCACACCGTGTTGCGGGAAGTGGAGCGTAGCCTGATTCCCGAGGGGCATGTGGTCATTCTGGGCTTCAATCCCGTCAGCCTGTGGGGACTGATCCGGCTGTTTCGCAGCGGCAAAGGTCAGCTGCCCTGGTGTGGCCATTTTATGACCCTGACCCGGCTCAAGGACTGGCTGGCCCTGCTCGGTTTCGATGTGGTGCAACAGCGTCGCTATTGCTACCGGCCCCCCTGGCAGCGGCCCCGGTTGATGCAACAGCTGATGTTTATGGAGCGGCTCGGGCAACGCCTGTGGTCCTTTTTCGGCGGCGGCTATCTGCTGGTGGCGCGCAAGCGGGTCACAACCCTGACCCCGATCCGCCCGCGCTGGCGTGCGCGGCGGCGCATCGCCGTCAGCGGTCTGGTCAAGCCGCTGAATAATGAAAGACAACAAAAAGGAGCCCGTTTTGAGTCAGATCGTTGA
- a CDS encoding glutamine--tRNA ligase/YqeY domain fusion protein yields MPSDTPRSNNFIRQTIEADLAAGKHDGRVMTRFPPEPNGYLHIGHAKSIVLNFGVAEDYHGACNLRFDDTNPHKENVEFIEAIKRDVQWLGYEWQGLYFASSYFEQLYAYAVELIKLGKAYVCDLSGEQIREYRGTLTEPGRDSPYRERSVEENLDLFARMRAGEFEDGAKVLRAKIDMASPNINLRDPTIYRIRHGVIHHQTGEEWCIYPMYDFTHCLSDAIEGITHSLCTLEFEDHRPLYDWFLVTLETPHHPQQIEFSRLTLEHTVTSKRKLTELVEQGFVEGWDDPRMPTIAGLRRRGYTPAALRDFCERIGVTKSDNFVEMGVLENSIREDLNRVAPRRMAVLHPLKMVITNYPDDQSEQLEAPNHPQDESLGSRQLTFSREVWIDRDDFIEVAPNKKFKRLVSGGEVRLRNAYVIRCDEVIKDAHGEIIELHCSYDPATLGTNPEGRKVKGVIHWVNAVDALPVEIRLYDRLFNHPNPDSARDGKLWTEHLNPDSLRTLTHSLVEASLASAAPGEVFQFEREGYFCLDEARREDGMPVFNRTVTLRDTWAKIEQKSAGQ; encoded by the coding sequence ATGCCCAGCGACACCCCCAGGTCGAACAACTTTATTCGCCAGACCATCGAGGCCGATCTGGCCGCCGGTAAACACGACGGCCGGGTCATGACCCGTTTCCCGCCCGAACCCAATGGCTATCTGCATATTGGCCATGCCAAATCGATCGTGCTGAACTTCGGGGTGGCCGAGGACTATCATGGCGCCTGTAATTTGCGTTTTGATGACACCAACCCGCATAAAGAGAACGTCGAATTCATCGAGGCGATCAAACGTGATGTGCAGTGGCTCGGCTACGAATGGCAAGGGCTTTACTTCGCCTCCAGCTATTTCGAGCAGTTGTACGCTTATGCCGTAGAGCTGATCAAACTGGGCAAGGCCTATGTTTGTGATCTGTCCGGTGAGCAGATCCGTGAATATCGTGGCACCCTGACCGAACCGGGCAGGGACAGCCCCTATCGCGAGCGCAGCGTCGAGGAGAACCTGGATCTGTTCGCGCGCATGCGCGCCGGGGAGTTCGAGGACGGCGCCAAGGTACTGCGCGCGAAAATCGATATGGCCTCGCCCAATATCAATCTGCGCGATCCGACCATTTATCGCATTCGTCACGGTGTGATCCACCATCAGACCGGTGAGGAGTGGTGTATCTATCCGATGTACGATTTCACCCATTGCCTGTCGGATGCCATCGAGGGAATCACCCATTCCCTCTGCACCCTGGAGTTCGAGGATCATCGCCCCTTGTATGACTGGTTTCTGGTGACACTTGAGACGCCACATCATCCGCAACAGATCGAGTTCTCGCGCCTGACCCTGGAACATACCGTGACCAGCAAGCGCAAGTTGACCGAACTGGTGGAGCAGGGCTTTGTGGAAGGCTGGGACGATCCGCGTATGCCGACCATCGCCGGACTGCGTCGCCGCGGTTACACACCGGCCGCGTTGCGTGATTTCTGTGAGCGCATCGGCGTGACCAAGTCGGACAACTTCGTCGAAATGGGCGTGCTGGAGAACAGCATCCGCGAGGATCTCAACCGGGTGGCGCCGCGCCGCATGGCCGTGCTACACCCCCTGAAGATGGTGATTACCAATTATCCGGACGATCAAAGCGAACAACTCGAGGCGCCCAATCATCCTCAGGACGAGAGCCTGGGCAGCCGACAGCTCACCTTCAGTCGCGAGGTCTGGATCGATCGGGATGATTTTATAGAAGTGGCGCCCAACAAGAAATTCAAACGCCTGGTCAGCGGGGGCGAGGTGCGCCTGCGCAACGCCTATGTGATCCGTTGCGATGAGGTGATCAAGGACGCGCACGGCGAGATTATCGAGCTGCATTGCAGTTACGATCCCGCTACGCTGGGCACCAACCCCGAGGGGCGCAAGGTCAAGGGCGTCATCCACTGGGTCAATGCCGTCGATGCGCTGCCGGTCGAAATCCGGCTCTACGACCGCCTGTTCAACCATCCCAATCCCGACAGCGCCAGAGACGGCAAACTCTGGACCGAGCATCTCAACCCCGACTCCCTGCGCACCTTGACGCACAGTCTGGTGGAGGCGAGCCTGGCGTCGGCCGCCCCCGGCGAAGTGTTCCAGTTCGAGCGCGAGGGCTATTTCTGTCTCGATGAGGCCCGCCGAGAGGACGGGATGCCGGTCTTCAACCGCACCGTGACCCTGCGGGACACCTGGGCGAAAATTGAGCAAAAATCCGCGGGCCAGTGA